From Labrus bergylta chromosome 22, fLabBer1.1, whole genome shotgun sequence, one genomic window encodes:
- the apold1b gene encoding uncharacterized protein apold1b isoform X5 has translation MNMFKRDKGASSTTPHQKPSKEEVDRPITHRMGRHDAEVTEASQENTSEVTSEINPKTKRTGVMGVMKRVNPFKYTSQVPKASSSESLEQGRDSDSKQQQVPKSDAQNEAKENPGMFAGVMQKVNPFKSSQPKDSQPLSNELSSSKGSLTENNNLPEKQNPGMFKGMMQKVNPFRSYTQMPEEECETDSTVPKPDPSLKTQMKEPKTLQKEHSTSTESLDDSTIERHSIWYTDGDTSCEVKSQPTEAPKKRRMTFKLKRILPSALFGSGTKDSASPDSQELTQETVEVQTLEMAQIPVHSEGTVPDPLDDEEGLVAWWRTVEGWDEWNVANQDDAAEEVVEQAADRVFMAARLFVRFFNQRGASLQQRILELLSLADAADLFHKKTVSASIGGGVASVAGSITTITGLILAPFTMGTSLIVTAVGIGVATAGGVTSASANITDTVHSKTDRKKVEKMIQDYEEEMKDIKECLEFVQEGMETLDEWNFEQYAESISKKHLNQNVKHVMKEGGRAGKALVINTESLIGTVQVLGAAGSAAKAVQVMSVTTGVMSGLFLALDVFFLAKDSVELNKGAKTEFAAKIREVCKDLQDGLLELNRIKEELQRTMDGVEVEVEEEEEDEELLKADLKKLLELQD, from the exons atGAATATGTTCAAAAGAGACAAAGGCGCTTCCTCAACAACTCCACATCAAAAACCCAGCAAGGAG GAAGTAGACAGACCCATCACTCACAGGATGGGCCGACATGATGCTGAAGTGACCGAAGCCTCACAG GAAAATACCAGTGAGGTCACAAGTGAGATAAACCCCAAAACGAAG AGGACTGGCGTGATGGGAGTTATGAAAAGGGTTAACCCATTCAAGTACACGTCACAG GTCCCTAAAGCTTCATCATCAGAGTCACTGGAACAGGGACGAGACTCGGACTCCAAACAG CAGCAGGTGCCAAAGAGCGATGCTCAAAATGAAGCTAAAGAG AATCCAGGGATGTTCGCAGGAGTGATGCAAAAGGTCAACCCGTTCAAATCCTCACAGCCAAAG GACTCGCAGCCCCTCAGCAACGAGCTGTCCTCCAGCAAGGGAAGcttaacagaaaacaacaacctgcCCGAGAAGCAG AACCCTGGGATGTTCAAAGGGATGATGCAGAAAGTTAACCCCTTTAGGTCGTACACACAG ATGCCAGAGGAGGAATGTGAAACGGATTCAACTGTTCCAAAACCAGATCCGTCACTGAAGACGCAGATGAAG GAACCCAAAACCTTACAAAAAGAGCACTCCACCAGCACTGAAAGCTTGGACGACAGCACCATAGAGAGACAT TCTATTTGGTACACTGATGGCGACACTAGCTGTGAAGTGAAAAGCCAGCCAACAGAGGCgccaaagaaaagaagaatg ACGTTCAAGTTAAAGAGAATCCTACCGAGTGCATTGTTTGGGTCGGGAACAAAG GACTCTGCATCACCTGACTCCCAGGAACTGACCCAG GAGACCGTGGAAGTTCAGACTCTAGAGATGGCACAAATACCAGTGCACAGTGAAGGAACTGTTCCAGACCCTCTAGAC GATGAGGAGGGCCTGGTAGCGTGGTGGAGAACAGTAGAGG GATGGGACGAGTGGAATGTGGCGAACCAGGATGATGCAGCTGAAGA AGTGGTGGAACAAGCGGCCGATCGCGTCTTCATGGCGGCTCGTCTTTTCGTGCGCTTCTTCAACCAGCGCGGCGCTTCGCTGCAGCAGAGGATCCTGgagctgctctcattggctgACGCGGCAGACCTGTTCCACAAGAAGACCGTCTCGGCCAGCATCGGCGGCGGCGTGGCCAGCGTCGCGGGCTCCATCACCACCATAACCGGCCTCATCCTGGCGCCGTTTACGATGGGCACGTCGCTCATCGTCACCGCCGTGGGCATCGGCGTGGCCACGGCGGGCGGGGTGACGTCGGCCTCGGCGAACATCACTGACACGGTGCATTCAAAGACGGACCGCAAGAAGGTGGAGAAGATGATCCAGGACTACGAGGAAGAGATGAAGGACATCAAGGAGTGCCTGGAGTTTGTGCAG GAGGGGATGGAGACGCTCGACGAGTGGAACTTTGAGCAGTACGCCGAGAGCATCTCAAAGAAGCACCTGAACCAGAACGTCAAACACGTGATGAAGGAGGGCGGCCGCGCCGGGAAGGCTCTGGTCATCAACACGGAGAGCCTGATCGGCACGGTCCAGGTCCTAGGCGCCGCGGGGAGCGCCGCCAAAGCCGTTCAGGTGATGAGCGTCACAACCGGGGTCATGTCGGGCCTCTTCCTCGCTCTGGACGTCTTCTTCCTCGCCAAGGATTCGGTGGAGCTCAACAAGGGAGCCAAGACGGAGTTCGCGGCCAAGATCCGCGAGGTTTGCAAGGACCTGCAGGACGGGCTGCTGGAGCTGAATCGCATCAaggaagagctgcagagaacCATGGATGGGGTGGAGgtagaggtggaggaggaggaagaggacgaggagctgCTGAAGGCTGATTTGAAGAAACTCCTTGAACTTCAAGATTGA
- the apold1b gene encoding uncharacterized protein apold1b isoform X6 yields the protein MNMFKRDKGASSTTPHQKPSKEEVDRPITHRMGRHDAEVTEASQENTSEVTSEINPKTKRTGVMGVMKRVNPFKYTSQVPKASSSESLEQGRDSDSKQQVPKSDAQNEAKENPGMFAGVMQKVNPFKSSQPKDSQPLSNELSSSKGSLTENNNLPEKQNPGMFKGMMQKVNPFRSYTQMPEEECETDSTVPKPDPSLKTQMKEPKTLQKEHSTSTESLDDSTIERHSIWYTDGDTSCEVKSQPTEAPKKRRMTFKLKRILPSALFGSGTKDSASPDSQELTQETVEVQTLEMAQIPVHSEGTVPDPLDDEEGLVAWWRTVEGWDEWNVANQDDAAEEVVEQAADRVFMAARLFVRFFNQRGASLQQRILELLSLADAADLFHKKTVSASIGGGVASVAGSITTITGLILAPFTMGTSLIVTAVGIGVATAGGVTSASANITDTVHSKTDRKKVEKMIQDYEEEMKDIKECLEFVQEGMETLDEWNFEQYAESISKKHLNQNVKHVMKEGGRAGKALVINTESLIGTVQVLGAAGSAAKAVQVMSVTTGVMSGLFLALDVFFLAKDSVELNKGAKTEFAAKIREVCKDLQDGLLELNRIKEELQRTMDGVEVEVEEEEEDEELLKADLKKLLELQD from the exons atGAATATGTTCAAAAGAGACAAAGGCGCTTCCTCAACAACTCCACATCAAAAACCCAGCAAGGAG GAAGTAGACAGACCCATCACTCACAGGATGGGCCGACATGATGCTGAAGTGACCGAAGCCTCACAG GAAAATACCAGTGAGGTCACAAGTGAGATAAACCCCAAAACGAAG AGGACTGGCGTGATGGGAGTTATGAAAAGGGTTAACCCATTCAAGTACACGTCACAG GTCCCTAAAGCTTCATCATCAGAGTCACTGGAACAGGGACGAGACTCGGACTCCAAACAG CAGGTGCCAAAGAGCGATGCTCAAAATGAAGCTAAAGAG AATCCAGGGATGTTCGCAGGAGTGATGCAAAAGGTCAACCCGTTCAAATCCTCACAGCCAAAG GACTCGCAGCCCCTCAGCAACGAGCTGTCCTCCAGCAAGGGAAGcttaacagaaaacaacaacctgcCCGAGAAGCAG AACCCTGGGATGTTCAAAGGGATGATGCAGAAAGTTAACCCCTTTAGGTCGTACACACAG ATGCCAGAGGAGGAATGTGAAACGGATTCAACTGTTCCAAAACCAGATCCGTCACTGAAGACGCAGATGAAG GAACCCAAAACCTTACAAAAAGAGCACTCCACCAGCACTGAAAGCTTGGACGACAGCACCATAGAGAGACAT TCTATTTGGTACACTGATGGCGACACTAGCTGTGAAGTGAAAAGCCAGCCAACAGAGGCgccaaagaaaagaagaatg ACGTTCAAGTTAAAGAGAATCCTACCGAGTGCATTGTTTGGGTCGGGAACAAAG GACTCTGCATCACCTGACTCCCAGGAACTGACCCAG GAGACCGTGGAAGTTCAGACTCTAGAGATGGCACAAATACCAGTGCACAGTGAAGGAACTGTTCCAGACCCTCTAGAC GATGAGGAGGGCCTGGTAGCGTGGTGGAGAACAGTAGAGG GATGGGACGAGTGGAATGTGGCGAACCAGGATGATGCAGCTGAAGA AGTGGTGGAACAAGCGGCCGATCGCGTCTTCATGGCGGCTCGTCTTTTCGTGCGCTTCTTCAACCAGCGCGGCGCTTCGCTGCAGCAGAGGATCCTGgagctgctctcattggctgACGCGGCAGACCTGTTCCACAAGAAGACCGTCTCGGCCAGCATCGGCGGCGGCGTGGCCAGCGTCGCGGGCTCCATCACCACCATAACCGGCCTCATCCTGGCGCCGTTTACGATGGGCACGTCGCTCATCGTCACCGCCGTGGGCATCGGCGTGGCCACGGCGGGCGGGGTGACGTCGGCCTCGGCGAACATCACTGACACGGTGCATTCAAAGACGGACCGCAAGAAGGTGGAGAAGATGATCCAGGACTACGAGGAAGAGATGAAGGACATCAAGGAGTGCCTGGAGTTTGTGCAG GAGGGGATGGAGACGCTCGACGAGTGGAACTTTGAGCAGTACGCCGAGAGCATCTCAAAGAAGCACCTGAACCAGAACGTCAAACACGTGATGAAGGAGGGCGGCCGCGCCGGGAAGGCTCTGGTCATCAACACGGAGAGCCTGATCGGCACGGTCCAGGTCCTAGGCGCCGCGGGGAGCGCCGCCAAAGCCGTTCAGGTGATGAGCGTCACAACCGGGGTCATGTCGGGCCTCTTCCTCGCTCTGGACGTCTTCTTCCTCGCCAAGGATTCGGTGGAGCTCAACAAGGGAGCCAAGACGGAGTTCGCGGCCAAGATCCGCGAGGTTTGCAAGGACCTGCAGGACGGGCTGCTGGAGCTGAATCGCATCAaggaagagctgcagagaacCATGGATGGGGTGGAGgtagaggtggaggaggaggaagaggacgaggagctgCTGAAGGCTGATTTGAAGAAACTCCTTGAACTTCAAGATTGA
- the apold1b gene encoding uncharacterized protein apold1b isoform X2, translating to MNMFKRDKGASSTTPHQKPSKEEVDRPITHRMGRHDAEVTEASQENTSEVTSEINPKTKRTGVMGVMKRVNPFKYTSQVPKASSSESLEQGRDSDSKQQVPKSDAQNEAKENPGMFAGMMHKVNPFKSSHPKDSQVLNNELSSSSGSLADNTSSEKENPNMFKDMMQKVNPFKPFTQQVPKSDVQNEAADPPEIEKETEVKENPGMFAGVMQKVNPFKSSQPKDSQPLSNELSSSKGSLTENNNLPEKQNPGMFKGMMQKVNPFRSYTQMPEEECETDSTVPKPDPSLKTQMKEPKTLQKEHSTSTESLDDSTIERHSIWYTDGDTSCEVKSQPTEAPKKRRMTFKLKRILPSALFGSGTKDSASPDSQELTQETVEVQTLEMAQIPVHSEGTVPDPLDDEEGLVAWWRTVEGWDEWNVANQDDAAEEVVEQAADRVFMAARLFVRFFNQRGASLQQRILELLSLADAADLFHKKTVSASIGGGVASVAGSITTITGLILAPFTMGTSLIVTAVGIGVATAGGVTSASANITDTVHSKTDRKKVEKMIQDYEEEMKDIKECLEFVQEGMETLDEWNFEQYAESISKKHLNQNVKHVMKEGGRAGKALVINTESLIGTVQVLGAAGSAAKAVQVMSVTTGVMSGLFLALDVFFLAKDSVELNKGAKTEFAAKIREVCKDLQDGLLELNRIKEELQRTMDGVEVEVEEEEEDEELLKADLKKLLELQD from the exons atGAATATGTTCAAAAGAGACAAAGGCGCTTCCTCAACAACTCCACATCAAAAACCCAGCAAGGAG GAAGTAGACAGACCCATCACTCACAGGATGGGCCGACATGATGCTGAAGTGACCGAAGCCTCACAG GAAAATACCAGTGAGGTCACAAGTGAGATAAACCCCAAAACGAAG AGGACTGGCGTGATGGGAGTTATGAAAAGGGTTAACCCATTCAAGTACACGTCACAG GTCCCTAAAGCTTCATCATCAGAGTCACTGGAACAGGGACGAGACTCGGACTCCAAACAG CAGGTGCCAAAGAGCGATGCTCAAAATGAAGCTAAAGAG AATCCTGGGATGTTCGCAGGAATGATGCACAAAGTCAACCCGTTCAAATCCTCCCATCCAAAG GACTCCCAGGTTCTCAACAATGAACTCTCCTCCAGCAGTGGAAGCTTAGCAGACAATACCTCGTCAGAGAAAGAG AATCCAAATATGTTTAAAGACATGATGCAGAAAGTCAACCCGTTCAAGCCCTTCACACAG caggTGCCAAAGAGCGACGTTCAAAATGAAGCCGCAGATCCACCAGAGATTGAGAAAGAAACTGAAGTCAAAGAG AATCCAGGGATGTTCGCAGGAGTGATGCAAAAGGTCAACCCGTTCAAATCCTCACAGCCAAAG GACTCGCAGCCCCTCAGCAACGAGCTGTCCTCCAGCAAGGGAAGcttaacagaaaacaacaacctgcCCGAGAAGCAG AACCCTGGGATGTTCAAAGGGATGATGCAGAAAGTTAACCCCTTTAGGTCGTACACACAG ATGCCAGAGGAGGAATGTGAAACGGATTCAACTGTTCCAAAACCAGATCCGTCACTGAAGACGCAGATGAAG GAACCCAAAACCTTACAAAAAGAGCACTCCACCAGCACTGAAAGCTTGGACGACAGCACCATAGAGAGACAT TCTATTTGGTACACTGATGGCGACACTAGCTGTGAAGTGAAAAGCCAGCCAACAGAGGCgccaaagaaaagaagaatg ACGTTCAAGTTAAAGAGAATCCTACCGAGTGCATTGTTTGGGTCGGGAACAAAG GACTCTGCATCACCTGACTCCCAGGAACTGACCCAG GAGACCGTGGAAGTTCAGACTCTAGAGATGGCACAAATACCAGTGCACAGTGAAGGAACTGTTCCAGACCCTCTAGAC GATGAGGAGGGCCTGGTAGCGTGGTGGAGAACAGTAGAGG GATGGGACGAGTGGAATGTGGCGAACCAGGATGATGCAGCTGAAGA AGTGGTGGAACAAGCGGCCGATCGCGTCTTCATGGCGGCTCGTCTTTTCGTGCGCTTCTTCAACCAGCGCGGCGCTTCGCTGCAGCAGAGGATCCTGgagctgctctcattggctgACGCGGCAGACCTGTTCCACAAGAAGACCGTCTCGGCCAGCATCGGCGGCGGCGTGGCCAGCGTCGCGGGCTCCATCACCACCATAACCGGCCTCATCCTGGCGCCGTTTACGATGGGCACGTCGCTCATCGTCACCGCCGTGGGCATCGGCGTGGCCACGGCGGGCGGGGTGACGTCGGCCTCGGCGAACATCACTGACACGGTGCATTCAAAGACGGACCGCAAGAAGGTGGAGAAGATGATCCAGGACTACGAGGAAGAGATGAAGGACATCAAGGAGTGCCTGGAGTTTGTGCAG GAGGGGATGGAGACGCTCGACGAGTGGAACTTTGAGCAGTACGCCGAGAGCATCTCAAAGAAGCACCTGAACCAGAACGTCAAACACGTGATGAAGGAGGGCGGCCGCGCCGGGAAGGCTCTGGTCATCAACACGGAGAGCCTGATCGGCACGGTCCAGGTCCTAGGCGCCGCGGGGAGCGCCGCCAAAGCCGTTCAGGTGATGAGCGTCACAACCGGGGTCATGTCGGGCCTCTTCCTCGCTCTGGACGTCTTCTTCCTCGCCAAGGATTCGGTGGAGCTCAACAAGGGAGCCAAGACGGAGTTCGCGGCCAAGATCCGCGAGGTTTGCAAGGACCTGCAGGACGGGCTGCTGGAGCTGAATCGCATCAaggaagagctgcagagaacCATGGATGGGGTGGAGgtagaggtggaggaggaggaagaggacgaggagctgCTGAAGGCTGATTTGAAGAAACTCCTTGAACTTCAAGATTGA